A region from the Rubrivirga sp. SAORIC476 genome encodes:
- a CDS encoding bifunctional riboflavin kinase/FAD synthetase: MTREHGASVRADPRSVVTTGTFDGVHLGHQAIIRYLVARAAETGGVPTVVTFDPHPREILTGHAIPLLTSLDERADALEALGVERFVVLPFSRDLSLLEPEDYVADVLLGTVGMREIVIGYDHRFGRKARGDRALLERLGARLGFSVDVIPEQIEDDVTVSSTEIRRLLADEGDAERASHLLGRPYRISGTVVRGDARGRTIGYPTANLRPVDARKLVPALGVYAIRARLADGTEGGGMMNVGRRPTFETDGTRTLEAHLFEVDRDLYGQTLTVDLVARLREEQRFGGVDALVAQLGRDRAAAVAVLEQ, from the coding sequence ATGACGCGCGAACACGGTGCCTCGGTTCGTGCAGACCCTCGCTCGGTGGTCACGACCGGCACGTTCGACGGGGTCCACCTGGGGCACCAGGCCATCATCCGCTACCTCGTGGCGCGGGCGGCCGAGACGGGCGGCGTGCCGACGGTGGTGACGTTCGACCCGCACCCGCGCGAGATCCTGACCGGCCACGCCATCCCGCTCCTGACGTCGCTCGACGAGCGAGCCGACGCGCTGGAGGCGCTCGGTGTGGAACGGTTCGTCGTGCTGCCGTTCTCGCGCGACCTGTCGCTGCTGGAGCCCGAGGACTACGTCGCCGACGTGCTGCTGGGGACGGTCGGCATGCGGGAGATCGTGATCGGGTACGACCATCGGTTCGGGCGGAAGGCGCGGGGCGACCGCGCCCTGCTGGAGCGCCTCGGCGCCCGCCTGGGTTTCTCTGTGGACGTGATCCCGGAGCAGATCGAGGACGACGTGACGGTGTCGTCCACTGAGATCCGCCGTCTGCTGGCCGACGAGGGAGACGCCGAGCGGGCGAGCCACCTGCTCGGCCGCCCCTACCGGATCTCCGGCACCGTCGTCCGCGGGGATGCACGGGGCCGCACCATCGGCTACCCGACGGCCAACCTGCGCCCAGTGGACGCCCGGAAGCTCGTCCCAGCGCTCGGGGTCTACGCCATCCGCGCGAGGCTCGCAGACGGCACCGAGGGGGGCGGCATGATGAACGTCGGTCGCCGCCCCACCTTCGAGACCGACGGCACGCGGACTCTTGAAGCCCACCTGTTCGAGGTCGACCGCGACCTCTACGGCCAGACGCTGACCGTGGACCTGGTCGCGCGCCTCCGGGAGGAACAGCGCTTCGGCGGGGTGGACGCGCTGGTCGCACAGTTGGGCCGAGATCGGGCGGCTGCCGTGGCCGTGCTGGAGCAGTAA
- the mscL gene encoding large-conductance mechanosensitive channel protein MscL → MWNEFKTFAVKGNVIDLAVGLVLGAAFATIVSSLVDGIVMPLVGLLIGGVDFTNIFSVLKEGATPGPYATLAAAQEAGAVVLQWGTLINSIVTFFLVALSIFFVVRWINNLQKEETPETEAAPELTADQVLLTEIRDALVARQP, encoded by the coding sequence ATGTGGAATGAGTTCAAGACGTTCGCCGTGAAAGGCAACGTCATCGACCTGGCCGTTGGCCTCGTGCTCGGCGCGGCGTTCGCGACCATCGTCTCGTCGCTCGTCGACGGCATTGTGATGCCGCTCGTCGGGCTGCTGATCGGCGGGGTCGACTTCACCAACATCTTCTCCGTCCTCAAGGAGGGCGCGACGCCGGGGCCCTACGCCACGCTGGCCGCCGCTCAGGAGGCGGGCGCCGTCGTGCTCCAGTGGGGCACGCTGATCAACAGCATCGTGACCTTCTTCCTGGTCGCGCTCTCGATCTTCTTCGTGGTCCGCTGGATCAACAACCTCCAGAAGGAGGAGACGCCCGAGACCGAGGCCGCCCCGGAGCTGACGGCCGATCAGGTGTTGCTCACCGAGATCCGCGACGCGCTCGTCGCCCGGCAGCCGTAG
- the nusA gene encoding transcription termination factor NusA, with amino-acid sequence MQSTVLVSSFAEIAREKEIDRDTLQVIIEDVFRAMIKKRYGADDPEAFQIVFNPDNGDYQILHVREVVEDYDLEDPVLQIEYTDAVQIDEEYDIEDEVAVQIHIEDFGRRAVQAALQTFRQRIRDIEKENIHREYSELIDEIVVGEIYQTRRREVLVLHNKTELVLPRQEQIQKDRYRKGDMLRAVVLDVDRDAGASPQVIISRTAPVFIERLFELEVPEIYDGIIEIKKIVRLPGERAKMAVLSHDDRVDPVGACVGVKGSRIHAVVRELGGENIDVVPWTDNTIDFIKRSLAPAKPIAVELNHELVPPRARVTVPADEVSMAIGRGGQNIRLASMLTGFELDVYRDIKSDEEDVDIEEFSDAIPPEIIQKLKDIGCDTAKAVLELQPSELARRTDLSEEQAQKITWLMEAEFERDPDATVDGKPLATADEDADVPSDEVASADDADVAPEAASEVEPDADPESPADDSSSEEEPLTDEPTA; translated from the coding sequence ATGCAGTCCACCGTCCTCGTCTCTTCCTTCGCCGAGATCGCGCGCGAGAAGGAGATCGACCGCGACACGCTCCAGGTGATCATCGAGGACGTGTTCCGGGCGATGATCAAGAAGCGCTACGGCGCCGACGACCCGGAGGCGTTCCAGATCGTCTTCAACCCCGACAACGGCGACTACCAGATCCTCCACGTCCGCGAGGTGGTGGAGGACTACGACCTCGAGGACCCCGTCCTCCAGATCGAGTACACCGACGCGGTCCAGATCGACGAGGAGTATGACATCGAGGACGAGGTGGCCGTCCAGATCCACATCGAGGACTTCGGCCGCCGCGCCGTCCAGGCCGCGCTCCAGACGTTCCGCCAGCGGATCCGCGACATCGAGAAGGAGAACATCCACCGCGAGTACTCCGAGCTGATCGACGAGATCGTCGTCGGCGAGATCTACCAGACGCGGCGCCGCGAGGTGCTCGTGCTCCACAACAAGACGGAGCTGGTGTTGCCGCGCCAGGAGCAGATCCAGAAGGACCGCTACCGCAAGGGCGACATGCTCCGCGCGGTCGTGCTCGACGTCGACCGTGACGCCGGCGCCTCCCCGCAGGTCATCATCTCGCGCACTGCGCCGGTCTTCATCGAGCGCCTGTTCGAGCTGGAGGTGCCCGAGATCTACGACGGCATCATCGAGATCAAGAAGATCGTCCGCCTGCCCGGCGAGCGCGCCAAGATGGCCGTTCTGAGCCACGACGACCGGGTCGACCCCGTCGGCGCGTGCGTCGGCGTGAAGGGCTCCCGCATCCACGCGGTCGTCCGCGAACTGGGCGGCGAGAACATCGACGTGGTGCCGTGGACCGACAACACGATCGACTTCATCAAGCGGTCGCTGGCCCCGGCCAAGCCGATCGCGGTCGAGCTCAACCACGAGCTGGTCCCGCCCCGCGCCCGCGTTACCGTCCCGGCCGACGAGGTCTCGATGGCCATCGGCCGCGGCGGCCAGAACATCCGCCTCGCGTCGATGCTGACCGGCTTCGAGCTGGACGTCTACCGCGACATCAAGTCGGACGAGGAGGACGTCGACATCGAGGAGTTCTCGGACGCCATCCCGCCGGAGATCATCCAGAAGCTCAAGGACATCGGCTGCGACACCGCCAAGGCGGTGCTGGAGCTGCAGCCCTCAGAGCTGGCCCGCCGTACCGACCTTTCGGAGGAGCAGGCGCAGAAGATCACCTGGCTCATGGAAGCCGAGTTCGAGCGCGACCCCGACGCCACCGTCGATGGCAAGCCGCTCGCGACCGCGGACGAGGACGCCGACGTGCCTTCGGATGAGGTCGCTTCTGCCGACGACGCCGATGTGGCCCCCGAGGCCGCCTCGGAGGTCGAGCCCGATGCCGACCCGGAATCCCCGGCCGACGACTCGTCGTCTGAGGAGGAGCCCCTGACCGACGAGCCGACCGCTTAG
- the infB gene encoding translation initiation factor IF-2: MPTPRKRRTDQPKRVQLFKASRELNIATDTIVSALTERGFELDDKLAAGDPNGRLSPEMYDVLIETYSDDADAKARVRERRQQLASAEAEAEEPAEAVSAEPPAPVAEAPVAETPVAPAEPVVQTPAPAETPVAPAEPVIETPPAPAPEPVATPEPVAETAPVAPPVAEPTPEPVAETAPEPVAEATPQSAPDVTPAPAAEAAPVAETEPVAETSEPVAEATPVPEAAPDPVTQGAMDVDEPAPAADDGGVVRANRYGLTGTKVLGKIDISGLETGRRRKRKRNNDEPASAPPAPGAAGGGKPARSKSGKAKKGKRSVDQGEVQKNVSETLQKASGSGTKRTRQKRRRARRDERAAIREARDQEMMEQASVLRVMEFISTGDLAEAMNIPVTEVISKGFGLGMMVSINQRLDADAIVLLADEFDFEVEFMDDIEEEFDLVTEDAEEDLVPRPPIVTIMGHVDHGKTSLLDYIREANVVAGEAGGITQHIGAYQITTSEDKKMTFLDTPGHEAFTAMRARGAQVTDLVIVVVAADDAVMPQTIEAINHSRAAEVPMVIAINKIDRETANPDKIMAQLAEQGVQVEQYGGSVQCELISAMNGTNVDSLLEKVQLEADLLELTANPDRYGVGTVVEARLDKGRGVVATVLVENGTLEEGDAYVVGLTSGRVRAMFNERDERVKVAGPATPVQVLGLSAAPAVGDRLIVLEDEREAREIASKRQQLIREQTLHQRRHVTLADLSRRMALGEITNLNLVVKGDVGGSVEALSDSLLKLSNDEVAVQIVHSGVGAITESDVMLAIASDAIIIGFQVRPVAGVRAMAEREEIDIQLYSVIYDAIEDVRDALEGLLEPEEKETVTSTIEVRETFKAPKVGTIAGSYVVEGKVSRGDRLRIVRDGVVIYQGVIDTLRRFKEDVKDVAAGYECGVTVKNYNDIKVGDQFETYTVTEEKRKLTV; encoded by the coding sequence ATGCCCACCCCGCGCAAGCGACGTACCGACCAGCCGAAGCGCGTTCAGCTCTTCAAGGCCTCCCGCGAACTCAACATCGCGACCGACACCATCGTGTCGGCGCTGACCGAGCGCGGCTTCGAGCTCGACGACAAGCTGGCTGCAGGCGACCCCAACGGTCGGCTGTCGCCGGAGATGTACGACGTTCTCATCGAGACGTACTCCGACGATGCCGACGCCAAGGCGCGCGTCCGCGAGCGTCGCCAGCAACTCGCATCCGCCGAGGCGGAGGCCGAGGAGCCGGCCGAGGCCGTGTCTGCTGAGCCGCCGGCACCCGTCGCGGAAGCGCCTGTCGCCGAGACGCCCGTCGCCCCCGCCGAGCCGGTCGTCCAGACTCCCGCTCCTGCCGAGACGCCGGTCGCCCCGGCGGAGCCGGTGATCGAGACACCCCCCGCCCCCGCCCCGGAGCCGGTGGCAACGCCCGAGCCTGTCGCCGAGACGGCGCCTGTCGCCCCGCCCGTCGCAGAGCCGACCCCTGAGCCCGTCGCCGAGACGGCTCCGGAGCCGGTCGCGGAGGCAACCCCTCAGTCTGCTCCCGACGTGACGCCCGCGCCTGCTGCCGAGGCTGCACCCGTCGCCGAGACGGAGCCCGTCGCGGAGACCTCCGAGCCGGTCGCCGAGGCGACGCCGGTGCCGGAGGCAGCGCCCGACCCCGTCACGCAGGGCGCGATGGATGTCGACGAGCCCGCCCCGGCTGCCGACGATGGCGGTGTCGTCCGCGCGAACCGGTACGGCCTGACGGGCACCAAGGTGCTCGGCAAGATCGACATCTCCGGTCTGGAGACTGGTCGTCGTCGCAAGCGCAAGCGCAACAACGACGAGCCCGCCTCGGCGCCGCCCGCACCGGGAGCCGCCGGCGGTGGCAAGCCCGCCCGCTCCAAGTCGGGCAAGGCCAAGAAGGGGAAGCGGTCCGTCGACCAGGGCGAGGTCCAGAAGAACGTCTCCGAGACGCTCCAGAAGGCGTCCGGCTCGGGCACCAAGCGGACCCGTCAGAAGCGCCGCCGCGCCCGTCGCGACGAGCGCGCCGCCATCCGCGAGGCACGCGATCAGGAGATGATGGAGCAGGCCTCCGTCCTCCGGGTCATGGAGTTCATCTCCACCGGCGACCTCGCCGAGGCGATGAACATCCCGGTGACGGAAGTCATCTCGAAGGGCTTCGGGCTCGGCATGATGGTCTCCATCAACCAGCGCCTTGACGCCGACGCCATCGTCCTCCTCGCCGACGAGTTCGACTTCGAGGTTGAGTTCATGGACGACATTGAGGAGGAGTTTGACCTCGTGACCGAGGACGCCGAGGAGGACCTCGTGCCGCGTCCGCCGATCGTGACCATCATGGGCCACGTCGACCACGGCAAGACGTCGCTGCTCGACTACATCCGTGAGGCCAACGTGGTCGCGGGTGAGGCGGGTGGCATCACTCAGCACATCGGCGCCTACCAGATCACGACGTCGGAGGACAAGAAGATGACCTTCTTGGACACCCCCGGTCACGAGGCGTTCACCGCCATGCGTGCGCGTGGCGCCCAGGTCACCGACCTCGTCATTGTGGTCGTCGCAGCCGACGACGCGGTGATGCCGCAGACGATCGAGGCCATCAACCACTCGCGCGCCGCCGAGGTGCCAATGGTGATCGCGATCAACAAGATCGACCGCGAGACGGCGAACCCGGACAAGATCATGGCCCAGCTCGCCGAGCAGGGCGTGCAGGTCGAGCAGTACGGCGGCTCCGTCCAGTGCGAGCTCATCTCGGCCATGAACGGCACCAACGTGGACTCGCTGCTGGAGAAGGTCCAGCTCGAAGCTGACCTGTTGGAGTTGACGGCCAACCCGGACCGTTACGGCGTCGGGACGGTCGTCGAGGCTCGCCTCGACAAGGGCCGGGGCGTGGTCGCGACCGTGCTCGTCGAGAACGGCACGCTGGAGGAAGGCGACGCCTACGTCGTCGGCCTCACGTCCGGCCGCGTCCGAGCGATGTTCAACGAGCGCGACGAGCGTGTCAAGGTGGCCGGCCCGGCGACGCCGGTGCAGGTGCTCGGCCTGAGCGCTGCGCCCGCCGTCGGCGACCGCCTGATCGTGCTCGAAGACGAGCGCGAGGCCCGCGAGATCGCGTCCAAGCGCCAGCAGCTCATCCGCGAGCAGACGCTCCACCAGCGTCGCCACGTGACGCTCGCCGACCTCAGCCGCCGCATGGCGCTGGGCGAGATCACGAACCTCAACCTCGTCGTTAAGGGCGACGTGGGTGGCTCGGTCGAGGCCCTCAGCGACTCGCTGCTGAAGCTCTCCAACGACGAGGTCGCCGTGCAGATCGTCCACTCGGGCGTCGGCGCGATCACCGAGTCGGACGTGATGCTGGCCATCGCCTCGGACGCCATCATCATCGGCTTCCAGGTGCGCCCGGTCGCCGGTGTCCGCGCCATGGCCGAGCGCGAGGAGATCGACATCCAGCTCTACTCCGTCATCTACGACGCCATCGAGGATGTCCGCGATGCGCTCGAAGGCCTCCTGGAGCCAGAGGAGAAGGAGACCGTCACGTCGACCATCGAGGTCCGCGAGACGTTCAAGGCGCCGAAGGTGGGCACCATTGCCGGCTCCTACGTCGTGGAGGGCAAGGTGTCGCGTGGCGACCGCCTCCGCATCGTGCGCGACGGCGTCGTGATCTACCAGGGCGTGATCGACACGCTCCGCCGCTTCAAGGAGGACGTGAAGGACGTCGCGGCGGGCTACGAGTGCGGCGTCACGGTCAAGAACTACAACGACATCAAGGTCGGCGATCAGTTCGAGACCTACACCGTCACCGAAGAGAAGCGGAAGCTCACGGTTTAA
- the serS gene encoding serine--tRNA ligase — MIDLDLLRDDPDRVRRSMEAKRLGDPATVGLALDLDTRRREAVTTLNRVQQRQGELGREIGPLMKAGKRDEAASLLAESNAVKAQARDLEETVRGLDAELRDAMLAIPNPIHESVPVGGEDANVVEAEIGEVPTFDFEPLPHWDLCERHGLVDFERGAKVTGAGFPFYIGQGARLQRALIALFLDLATEAGYTEVQAPILVNEASGIGTGQLPDKEGQMYHTAADDLYMVPTAEVPLTNYLRDEILPPDVLPIKYTGYTPCFRREAGSYGKDVRGLNRLHQFDKVELVRFVRPEESYDHLEQLREDAERAVQALDLPYRRLVLASGDLGVTQAKTYDLEVWSAGQGRWLEVSSVSNFESYQARRANVRFRPAEGEKPQFVHTLNGSGLALPRIVAALLENGQQADGSIVLPERLAAYAGFDRIG; from the coding sequence GACCGCGTGCGCCGCTCGATGGAGGCCAAGCGCCTCGGCGACCCCGCCACCGTCGGCCTGGCGCTCGACCTCGACACGCGCCGCCGCGAGGCCGTCACCACGCTCAACCGCGTCCAGCAGCGCCAGGGCGAGTTGGGCCGCGAGATCGGCCCGCTGATGAAGGCGGGCAAGCGCGACGAGGCCGCCTCGCTCCTGGCCGAGTCGAACGCGGTCAAGGCCCAGGCCAGGGACCTGGAAGAGACCGTCCGCGGGCTGGACGCCGAGTTGCGGGACGCCATGCTGGCCATCCCCAACCCGATCCACGAGAGCGTGCCGGTCGGCGGCGAGGACGCCAACGTGGTCGAGGCCGAGATCGGCGAGGTCCCGACGTTCGACTTCGAGCCCCTCCCCCACTGGGACCTCTGCGAGCGCCACGGGCTGGTCGACTTCGAGCGTGGCGCCAAGGTCACCGGCGCGGGCTTCCCGTTCTACATCGGCCAGGGCGCGCGGCTGCAGCGGGCGCTCATCGCCCTCTTCCTCGACCTCGCCACCGAGGCGGGCTACACCGAGGTGCAGGCGCCGATCCTGGTCAATGAGGCCTCGGGCATCGGGACGGGGCAGCTCCCGGACAAGGAGGGGCAGATGTACCACACGGCCGCCGACGACCTCTACATGGTCCCGACCGCCGAGGTGCCGCTGACCAACTACCTCCGCGACGAGATCCTGCCGCCGGACGTCCTCCCCATCAAGTACACCGGCTACACGCCCTGCTTTCGCCGCGAGGCGGGCAGCTACGGCAAGGACGTGCGCGGGCTAAACCGGCTCCACCAGTTCGACAAGGTCGAGCTGGTCCGGTTCGTCCGCCCCGAGGAGAGCTACGACCACCTGGAGCAGCTTCGCGAGGACGCCGAGCGCGCGGTGCAGGCGCTGGACCTCCCCTACCGCCGCCTCGTGCTCGCCTCGGGCGACCTCGGCGTGACGCAGGCCAAGACGTACGACCTGGAGGTCTGGAGCGCGGGCCAGGGCCGCTGGCTGGAGGTCTCGTCGGTGTCCAACTTCGAGTCCTACCAGGCGCGACGGGCCAACGTGCGCTTCCGCCCGGCCGAGGGCGAGAAGCCGCAGTTCGTCCACACCCTCAACGGGTCGGGGCTGGCGCTGCCGCGCATCGTGGCGGCGCTGCTGGAGAACGGCCAGCAGGCCGATGGCTCCATCGTGCTGCCCGAGCGCCTGGCGGCGTACGCCGGATTCGACCGGATCGGCTAG
- the rpsO gene encoding 30S ribosomal protein S15: MITKDKKQTIIEQHGESGQDTGKPEVQIAIFTARINELTEHLKTHKKDHTSRLGLLKMVGKRRRLLRYLSDNHIDRYRAIIAELGLRR; the protein is encoded by the coding sequence ATGATCACCAAGGACAAGAAGCAGACCATCATCGAGCAGCACGGAGAGAGCGGCCAGGACACCGGCAAGCCGGAAGTCCAGATCGCCATCTTCACGGCTCGCATCAACGAGCTGACCGAGCACCTCAAGACCCACAAGAAGGACCACACGTCCCGCCTGGGCCTGCTCAAGATGGTCGGCAAGCGGCGCCGCCTGCTCCGCTACCTCAGCGACAACCACATCGACCGCTACCGCGCCATCATCGCGGAGCTCGGTCTCCGTCGCTAA
- the truB gene encoding tRNA pseudouridine(55) synthase TruB produces MDDLRIVTAGESLARPVEPAAVLVDKPGGITSFGVVKTVRWALRVKKVGHAGTLDPMATGLLIVLVGRNATRQQDRFMGLPKTYTATVRLGQTTTTYDAEGDIETEVDATGVSDDAIEAALVGFRGDILQRPPIFSAIKKDGERLYKKARRGEEVEIEARPTSVYAFDVLDRRGDDVDVRVECSKGTYVRSLAHDLGQALGVGGHLVALRREAIGPFQASEAFDLNDLMEAAREPA; encoded by the coding sequence GTGGATGACCTCCGGATCGTCACCGCGGGCGAGTCGCTCGCGCGGCCCGTCGAGCCAGCCGCCGTGCTGGTCGACAAGCCGGGCGGCATCACGTCGTTCGGCGTCGTCAAGACGGTCCGCTGGGCCCTGCGGGTCAAGAAGGTCGGCCACGCGGGCACGCTCGACCCGATGGCGACGGGGCTCCTGATCGTGCTGGTCGGACGGAACGCGACGCGCCAGCAGGACCGCTTCATGGGCCTGCCGAAGACCTACACCGCGACGGTCCGCCTCGGGCAGACCACGACCACCTACGACGCCGAGGGCGACATCGAGACCGAGGTGGACGCCACGGGCGTGTCCGACGACGCCATCGAGGCGGCCCTGGTCGGCTTCCGTGGCGACATCCTCCAGCGCCCGCCCATCTTCTCGGCCATCAAGAAGGACGGCGAGCGGCTCTACAAGAAGGCGCGGAGGGGAGAGGAGGTCGAGATCGAGGCCCGTCCCACGTCGGTCTACGCGTTCGACGTGCTGGATCGCCGCGGCGACGACGTGGACGTGCGCGTGGAGTGCTCGAAGGGGACTTACGTGCGCTCCCTCGCCCACGACCTCGGTCAGGCGCTCGGCGTGGGCGGGCACCTCGTCGCGCTCCGGCGCGAGGCCATCGGTCCGTTCCAGGCCTCCGAGGCGTTCGATCTGAACGACCTCATGGAGGCAGCCCGAGAGCCCGCATGA
- the rbfA gene encoding 30S ribosome-binding factor RbfA, whose protein sequence is MSIRTDRVGRMIQREVADLLVTDFGEASQSLVTVTGVRMTDDLGTAYVDVSVLGADDLQRKTALARLDAQSSEIRHALAQRIRHQLKRMPDLKFFLDEGAQRRERLDDIFAQIAADRPADDAPEADDETPSRGEY, encoded by the coding sequence ATGTCCATCCGCACCGATCGGGTCGGCCGCATGATCCAGCGCGAGGTGGCCGACCTCCTCGTGACCGATTTCGGCGAGGCCAGCCAGTCCCTCGTGACCGTCACCGGCGTCCGCATGACGGACGACCTCGGCACGGCCTACGTGGACGTGTCGGTGCTTGGCGCCGACGACCTCCAGCGCAAGACCGCGCTGGCGCGCCTCGACGCGCAGTCCAGCGAGATCCGCCATGCGCTCGCGCAGCGCATCCGCCACCAGCTCAAGCGGATGCCGGACCTCAAGTTCTTCCTCGACGAGGGCGCCCAGCGTCGCGAGCGCCTGGACGACATCTTCGCTCAGATCGCTGCTGACCGCCCGGCCGACGACGCGCCCGAGGCGGACGACGAGACGCCGTCGCGCGGCGAGTATTAG
- the pnp gene encoding polyribonucleotide nucleotidyltransferase has protein sequence MAAPQAITQTIEVGGKTITLETGKLAKQADGAVVTSLGDTVVLSTAVTDRNLRDGQHFFPLTVDYRERFSAKGAFPGGFFKREARPSDKETLTARLIDRTIRPLFPDGFRNEVQVLNYVLAADVEMDADVIAGIGSSAALSLSGSPFDGPTAHVRVGRVDGEFILFPTAEERTASDIDLIVAGKADAIAMVEGEMDEISEDDMVAALEFGFEAIKTIVAGITEFVGKRDEQNGAPAPLEYSTVAPDDSLVETIYGHIKDDVDAHLRSEYSKEAFYGGVKEIRDNLITKLFGEGDDAVAEIEGGFGVGEVKEAFKAAESRVMREMILDEGRRLDGRKTDEIRDIWTEVDYLPKVHGSAVFTRGETQTLVMVTLGTGRDVQAVDQLFDQTDKRFYLHYSFPPFSVGETKFLRGPSRREIGHGMLAERALSKVMPGEEEFPYTVRIISDVLESNGSSSMASVCGGSLAMMAAGIPIHKPVAGIAMGLIAEGDKIQILSDILGTEDHLGDMDFKLCGTEDGITACQMDIKIDGLAMSTMRDALEQAKAGRLHILGEMAKTIAEPREDISPSAPRLIQVVIDQDFIGAIIGPGGKIIKGIQADTGAQINIDERDGKGYVTVAAPDMDAAYAAVDIIRGIVTQPEVGEKYTGTVKNLLPFGAILEIMPGKEAMLHVSEMAHGYVNDPADECQVGDKLEVQLIEIRDGGKLRVSRKPFLPEPTEEEKAEMAKRREERGSRDGGGRSGGGRGRGRRRD, from the coding sequence ATGGCAGCCCCCCAGGCTATCACGCAGACCATCGAGGTCGGCGGCAAGACCATCACGCTCGAGACCGGCAAGCTCGCCAAGCAGGCCGACGGCGCCGTCGTCACCTCGCTCGGCGACACCGTCGTGCTCTCGACGGCGGTCACCGACCGCAACCTCCGCGACGGTCAGCACTTCTTCCCGCTCACGGTCGACTACCGCGAGCGCTTCTCCGCGAAGGGCGCCTTCCCCGGCGGCTTCTTCAAGCGCGAGGCCCGGCCCTCCGACAAGGAGACCCTCACCGCGCGTCTCATCGACCGCACCATCCGGCCCCTCTTCCCGGACGGCTTCCGGAACGAGGTCCAGGTCCTCAACTACGTCCTGGCCGCTGACGTCGAGATGGACGCCGACGTGATCGCGGGCATCGGCTCCTCGGCCGCGCTCAGCCTCTCCGGCAGCCCGTTCGACGGCCCGACCGCGCACGTCCGCGTCGGCCGCGTCGACGGTGAGTTCATCCTCTTCCCGACGGCGGAGGAGCGGACCGCGTCCGATATCGACTTGATCGTGGCCGGCAAGGCCGACGCGATCGCGATGGTCGAGGGCGAGATGGATGAGATCAGCGAGGACGACATGGTCGCCGCGCTGGAGTTCGGCTTCGAGGCCATCAAGACCATTGTCGCCGGCATCACCGAGTTCGTCGGGAAGCGCGACGAGCAGAACGGCGCCCCGGCCCCGCTGGAGTACAGCACGGTCGCCCCGGACGACTCGCTCGTCGAGACCATCTACGGCCACATCAAGGACGACGTCGACGCGCACCTGCGCTCGGAGTACTCCAAGGAAGCCTTCTATGGCGGCGTCAAGGAGATCCGCGACAACCTGATCACGAAGCTCTTCGGCGAGGGCGACGACGCCGTCGCTGAGATCGAGGGTGGCTTCGGCGTCGGCGAGGTCAAGGAGGCGTTCAAGGCCGCCGAGTCCCGCGTGATGCGCGAGATGATCCTCGACGAGGGCCGACGCCTCGACGGTCGCAAGACCGATGAGATCCGCGACATCTGGACCGAGGTCGACTACCTCCCGAAGGTGCACGGCTCGGCCGTGTTCACCCGCGGCGAGACGCAGACGCTCGTCATGGTCACGCTCGGCACCGGCCGGGACGTCCAGGCCGTCGACCAGCTCTTCGACCAGACCGACAAGCGGTTCTACCTCCACTACAGCTTCCCGCCGTTCTCCGTCGGCGAGACCAAGTTCCTGCGCGGCCCGAGCCGTCGCGAGATCGGTCACGGCATGCTCGCCGAGCGCGCGCTGTCGAAGGTGATGCCGGGTGAGGAGGAGTTCCCCTACACCGTCCGCATCATCTCGGACGTGCTGGAGTCCAACGGCTCCTCGTCGATGGCGTCGGTCTGTGGCGGCTCGCTGGCCATGATGGCCGCGGGCATCCCGATCCACAAGCCGGTCGCGGGCATCGCGATGGGCCTGATCGCCGAGGGCGACAAGATCCAGATCCTGAGCGACATCCTCGGCACCGAGGATCACCTCGGCGACATGGACTTCAAGCTCTGTGGCACCGAGGACGGCATCACGGCCTGCCAGATGGACATCAAGATCGACGGGCTGGCCATGAGCACCATGCGCGACGCGCTGGAGCAGGCCAAGGCCGGTCGCCTGCACATCCTCGGCGAGATGGCCAAGACGATCGCCGAGCCCCGCGAGGACATCTCGCCCTCGGCCCCGCGTCTCATCCAGGTCGTCATCGACCAGGACTTCATCGGCGCCATCATCGGGCCCGGCGGCAAGATCATCAAGGGCATCCAGGCCGACACGGGCGCCCAGATCAACATCGACGAGCGCGACGGCAAGGGCTACGTGACCGTCGCCGCCCCGGACATGGATGCGGCCTACGCGGCCGTGGACATCATCCGTGGCATCGTGACGCAGCCGGAGGTCGGTGAGAAGTACACCGGCACAGTCAAGAACCTGCTGCCCTTCGGCGCGATCCTCGAGATCATGCCGGGCAAGGAGGCCATGCTGCACGTCTCCGAGATGGCCCACGGCTACGTCAACGACCCGGCCGACGAGTGCCAGGTGGGCGACAAGCTGGAGGTCCAGCTCATCGAGATCCGCGACGGTGGCAAGCTGCGCGTCAGCCGCAAGCCGTTCCTCCCGGAGCCCACCGAGGAGGAGAAGGCCGAGATGGCGAAGCGCCGCGAGGAGCGGGGCAGCCGTGACGGCGGTGGCCGGAGCGGCGGTGGCCGCGGTCGTGGCCGTCGCCGCGACTAA